A single window of uncultured Methanospirillum sp. DNA harbors:
- a CDS encoding energy-coupling factor ABC transporter ATP-binding protein, with translation MASPPMISIRSIRSGCLVIPELTIEPGRVAITGPNGSGKTTLLEMIAGILIPSQGNITINSHDTRETTVGWVGEFPDLNMTFTRVIDEIASPLRFSHQPCREIDASVRDLARIMGLSLLLDRPVHSLSGGEKVLTALAAALITKPEILILDETDSHLDASTIGTMDAIIRDADLPYVLFATHRPDRVASADRVIVMRRGEVLRVGTPDEVFQKSYHGSDHLSPLRSLRDPVLWRAVYGSDS, from the coding sequence ATGGCCAGTCCTCCGATGATCAGTATCAGGTCGATCAGGTCTGGATGCCTTGTAATTCCTGAGTTAACCATCGAACCAGGCCGGGTGGCGATCACCGGACCGAATGGATCAGGAAAGACAACACTCCTCGAGATGATCGCTGGCATTCTGATCCCATCCCAGGGAAACATCACGATAAACAGCCACGATACCCGTGAGACTACGGTCGGATGGGTAGGTGAGTTCCCTGATCTCAACATGACCTTCACCAGGGTGATCGATGAGATCGCTTCACCACTCAGATTCTCTCATCAGCCATGCAGGGAGATCGATGCATCAGTACGAGACCTCGCACGGATCATGGGACTCTCACTACTCCTGGACCGCCCGGTCCACAGTCTTTCTGGCGGAGAGAAAGTCCTGACCGCACTCGCTGCAGCACTCATCACAAAACCTGAGATCCTCATCCTAGACGAGACCGATTCTCATCTTGATGCCTCAACGATTGGCACCATGGACGCCATCATCAGGGATGCTGATCTGCCTTATGTTCTGTTTGCAACCCACCGGCCTGATCGGGTTGCATCTGCTGACCGCGTGATTGTGATGAGAAGAGGGGAGGTCCTTCGTGTCGGTACTCCTGATGAGGTGTTCCAGAAATCATACCACGGGTCTGATCACCTCTCTCCCCTTCGATCACTCAGAGACCCTGTTCTCTGGAGGGCTGTGTATGGATCTGACTCTTGA
- a CDS encoding ATP-binding cassette domain-containing protein — MDLTLEHVTVRRGGFSLLASGTFSQGVHLLTGRVGSGKSTLGEILGNVLEPASGRVVRDGVRSSVLSMQFPEYHITTTNVMEEILSWGRDPDQVLETAGLSGRGRDDLLTLSRGELKRLHLACLILGRYDLMVLDEPFAGLDEEARFWISSHLSERRDGIIVIISHDITTLPCIDHLWEMQNGLLNEIGKIPDALARWDTAPPLIRYLLKNDSNLSGLSCQDIAEAVCRIRG, encoded by the coding sequence ATGGATCTGACTCTTGAACATGTAACCGTCCGGAGAGGTGGTTTCTCACTCCTGGCCTCCGGAACGTTTAGCCAGGGAGTACACCTCCTCACCGGCAGGGTCGGATCAGGAAAGTCAACACTCGGAGAGATCCTAGGCAACGTTTTGGAGCCTGCATCAGGCAGAGTGGTGAGGGATGGGGTACGGTCTTCAGTGCTCTCCATGCAGTTTCCCGAGTATCATATCACCACCACAAATGTCATGGAGGAGATCCTCAGTTGGGGACGCGATCCTGATCAGGTTCTGGAGACAGCCGGTCTTTCAGGAAGGGGCCGTGATGATCTTCTCACCCTCTCACGTGGAGAACTCAAGCGGCTTCACCTCGCATGCCTGATTCTTGGAAGATACGATCTCATGGTTCTGGACGAGCCGTTTGCCGGGCTTGACGAGGAGGCACGATTCTGGATCTCTTCTCATCTCTCCGAGCGTCGTGACGGGATCATCGTCATCATCAGCCACGACATCACGACCCTCCCCTGCATCGATCATCTCTGGGAGATGCAGAACGGACTGCTCAATGAGATCGGAAAGATACCTGATGCACTCGCCCGATGGGATACAGCACCTCCCTTGATTCGGTATCTTCTGAAGAATGACTCAAACCTCTCAGGGCTCTCATGCCAGGATATCGCGGAGGCAGTGTGCAGGATCCGCGGATAA